A genome region from Halorussus pelagicus includes the following:
- a CDS encoding translation initiation factor IF-2 subunit alpha: MKYSGWPDTGELVVGKIDEIEDFGVFVDLSEYEDKRGLIHVSEVASGWIKNIRDHVNEGQTVVCKVLDVDEDAQQIDLSLKDVNDHQHSEKIQEWKNEQKADNWMELAFGEDMDDDKYAHVANELLAEFGGLYGGFEQAAIHGPEALDDTDLTDDELDAIVDTARENVSVPYVTVTGYVDLESASSGGVDDIKEALQAAEGNGDIPDEIDLEVTYVGAPEYRIRVQAPNYKTAEDQLKESAARAEEAIESVGGTGAFHRERQTEEEQ; this comes from the coding sequence ATGAAATATAGCGGCTGGCCCGACACCGGCGAACTCGTCGTCGGCAAGATAGACGAAATCGAAGACTTCGGCGTCTTCGTGGACCTCTCGGAGTACGAGGACAAGCGCGGACTCATCCACGTCAGCGAAGTCGCAAGCGGGTGGATAAAGAACATCCGCGACCACGTCAACGAGGGCCAGACGGTCGTCTGCAAGGTACTTGACGTGGACGAGGACGCACAGCAGATCGACCTCTCGCTGAAGGACGTTAACGACCATCAGCACTCCGAGAAGATTCAGGAGTGGAAAAACGAGCAGAAGGCCGACAACTGGATGGAACTGGCCTTCGGCGAGGACATGGACGACGACAAATACGCCCACGTCGCCAACGAACTCCTTGCGGAGTTCGGCGGTCTCTACGGCGGATTCGAGCAGGCCGCGATTCACGGTCCCGAGGCCCTGGACGACACCGACCTCACCGACGACGAACTTGACGCCATCGTGGATACCGCCCGCGAGAACGTCTCGGTGCCCTACGTCACGGTCACGGGCTACGTGGACCTCGAAAGCGCGTCAAGCGGCGGCGTAGACGACATCAAGGAGGCCCTACAGGCCGCCGAGGGGAACGGCGACATCCCCGACGAAATCGACCTCGAAGTCACCTACGTCGGCGCGCCCGAGTACCGCATCCGGGTGCAAGCACCCAACTACAAGACCGCCGAAGACCAACTCAAAGAGAGCGCGGCCCGCGCGGAAGAGGCCATCGAGTCGGTCGGCGGCACCGGGGCGTTCCACCGCGAGCGCCAGACCGAAGAAGAGCAGTAG
- a CDS encoding HAH_0734 family protein — protein sequence MKRLIIHGDPGIRKNAVINYDGSEVVCFGISRQGDWHGPDEPQLWCVIGTEDEREDFEKRNYVPHWLDTESVDADAIDIIKRADEVAVS from the coding sequence ATGAAGCGACTCATCATCCACGGGGACCCCGGCATCCGGAAGAACGCCGTCATCAACTACGACGGCAGCGAAGTCGTCTGTTTCGGCATCAGTCGGCAGGGCGACTGGCACGGCCCGGACGAACCGCAGTTGTGGTGCGTCATCGGCACCGAGGACGAGCGCGAGGACTTCGAGAAGCGCAACTACGTGCCCCACTGGCTCGACACCGAGTCCGTGGACGCCGACGCCATCGATATCATCAAACGCGCCGACGAAGTCGCTGTCTCGTAA
- a CDS encoding MFS transporter: MSESSGGTLRLFGNREFVALASTAFARSQAYSTILIALALYADMFNTSGTVEGLFGTAFAAVQLLIVLPLGRYIDLKDAKKFLLVGLLLNVAVFVGFTFVSGVEHVILLRAVQGLGASILWLTGTTVVGEISPDESRGLWIGSYNQVGAFSSLFGDVFGGLLLFVYGFEMTYAVLSLFTIGAFVSVYLFLRDNPGGSADPEEASGMETIKDLLGRRAIQALVFFRGSFSVGKMAVITFLPIYARTGFGINAFLIGGIMAGGKLTKGLTQGWVGDLTDRFGRKYRFVLAGALVYAVGVALIPLAGFAEGRVPSVTLAAFGEQMALPGAFFVLFAAYGVLGIGDSIRLPASMSLFVEEGEYFDAVGSSLSLRSIAWKVGQVGGPVLVGAIWDATSVLVAFWTAAGFIIVSAATFTVLFGTEPAPEHVTAPAND, from the coding sequence GTGTCCGAGTCAAGCGGCGGCACGCTCCGCCTCTTCGGAAACCGCGAGTTCGTCGCGCTCGCCAGCACCGCGTTCGCCCGGAGTCAGGCCTACTCCACGATTCTCATCGCGCTGGCGCTGTACGCCGACATGTTCAATACGTCGGGCACGGTCGAGGGACTGTTCGGCACCGCGTTCGCGGCGGTCCAGTTGCTAATCGTCCTCCCGCTCGGGCGGTACATCGACCTCAAGGACGCCAAGAAGTTCCTGCTGGTCGGTCTCCTGCTCAACGTCGCGGTGTTCGTCGGCTTCACGTTCGTCTCCGGCGTCGAACACGTCATTCTGCTCCGCGCGGTGCAGGGGCTGGGCGCGAGCATCCTCTGGCTAACTGGCACCACCGTGGTCGGCGAGATTAGTCCCGACGAGTCCCGCGGCCTGTGGATAGGGTCGTACAATCAGGTCGGGGCGTTTTCGAGCCTGTTCGGCGACGTGTTCGGCGGACTGTTGCTGTTCGTTTACGGCTTCGAGATGACCTACGCCGTGTTGAGCCTGTTCACCATCGGCGCGTTCGTCTCGGTCTACCTCTTCCTCCGGGACAACCCCGGCGGGAGCGCCGACCCCGAGGAGGCCAGCGGAATGGAGACCATCAAGGACCTGCTCGGCCGCCGGGCGATTCAGGCGCTCGTCTTCTTCCGCGGGTCGTTCAGCGTCGGCAAGATGGCGGTCATCACCTTCCTGCCCATCTACGCTCGGACCGGGTTCGGCATCAACGCGTTTCTCATCGGCGGCATCATGGCCGGAGGGAAACTCACGAAGGGACTCACGCAGGGGTGGGTCGGCGACCTGACCGACCGGTTCGGCCGGAAGTACCGGTTCGTCCTCGCGGGCGCGCTGGTCTACGCGGTCGGTGTGGCGCTCATCCCCCTCGCTGGGTTCGCGGAGGGGCGCGTTCCGAGCGTGACGCTCGCGGCGTTCGGCGAGCAGATGGCGCTTCCGGGGGCGTTCTTCGTCCTGTTCGCGGCCTACGGCGTCCTCGGCATCGGCGACAGCATTCGACTCCCCGCCAGCATGTCGCTGTTCGTCGAGGAAGGCGAGTATTTCGACGCGGTGGGGTCGAGCCTCTCGCTCCGGTCTATCGCGTGGAAGGTCGGACAGGTCGGCGGCCCGGTGCTGGTCGGAGCCATCTGGGACGCCACCTCGGTCCTCGTCGCGTTCTGGACTGCGGCAGGATTCATCATCGTCTCGGCGGCCACGTTCACGGTGCTGTTCGGCACGGAACCCGCGCCCGAACACGTCACCGCGCCCGCGAACGACTGA
- a CDS encoding DUF7139 domain-containing protein: MTSLAEAYEENVGEVGNVRLLYLGVGLFAAGALLVVLGILFATTSLHTVFGLDLLGARKVAGVLAGLGVPAVFVGIFSVLPASERVRAAAAIGAGISMLGVALFTYAYPKHWAGYNRQLTLPVVAVYFFGALVTFGCLFVAVVNFKTRNDPGGTVTLEVAHEGEVRTVEVQKDELSEFDDIENLNALQTELADAAAGDPDNDPEPIPTDSGRVAADPADTGLGGVAFMGNMPDGETPTQTNHADRDASNFAASGRGVATSDGGTASDDIQSPLDDADSPTQPQQGTTDAYCGNCQHFQYVRTNEGMQPHCGFYGRTMSDMDACEEWEPNS; this comes from the coding sequence ATGACAAGCCTCGCGGAGGCCTACGAGGAGAACGTCGGCGAGGTCGGGAACGTCCGACTCCTCTACCTCGGGGTCGGTCTGTTCGCCGCCGGGGCGCTGCTCGTCGTACTCGGCATCCTCTTCGCCACGACGAGCCTTCACACCGTTTTCGGACTCGACCTGTTGGGTGCCCGCAAGGTCGCGGGCGTCCTCGCCGGACTCGGCGTCCCGGCTGTGTTCGTCGGCATCTTCAGCGTCCTGCCAGCCAGCGAGCGCGTCCGGGCCGCGGCCGCAATCGGTGCGGGCATCTCGATGCTCGGGGTCGCACTGTTCACCTACGCCTACCCGAAACACTGGGCGGGCTACAATCGACAGCTCACGCTCCCGGTCGTCGCCGTCTACTTCTTTGGCGCGCTCGTCACCTTCGGCTGTCTGTTCGTCGCCGTGGTCAACTTCAAGACGCGAAACGACCCCGGCGGCACCGTCACGCTCGAAGTCGCCCACGAGGGCGAGGTCCGGACCGTCGAGGTCCAGAAGGACGAACTGTCGGAGTTCGACGACATCGAGAATCTGAACGCGCTCCAGACCGAACTCGCGGACGCGGCCGCGGGCGACCCGGACAACGACCCCGAACCGATTCCGACCGACTCCGGGCGAGTCGCCGCCGACCCGGCCGACACCGGTCTCGGCGGCGTCGCATTCATGGGGAACATGCCGGACGGCGAGACCCCGACTCAGACGAACCACGCCGACCGGGACGCGTCGAACTTCGCTGCGTCCGGTCGCGGCGTGGCGACGAGCGACGGGGGCACCGCCAGCGACGATATCCAATCGCCGCTGGACGACGCCGACTCGCCGACCCAACCTCAACAGGGAACCACTGACGCCTACTGCGGCAACTGCCAGCACTTCCAGTACGTCCGGACCAACGAGGGGATGCAACCCCACTGCGGTTTCTACGGTCGCACGATGAGCGACATGGACGCCTGCGAGGAGTGGGAACCGAACAGCTAG
- a CDS encoding M48 family metallopeptidase produces the protein MTSIRLASRLGVALLAVVSCTLALIGGIVISTAQIGAIVGPALLVSPETGASVGTILGTVLAVGIVVVTASTGTNAVHDRFDSRPITGTAYAGDEIESLVERLALQLDVPMPAVELAETSVPHASVSGLTRSGTTLVVSSGLLDRLDRDQLAAVLAHELAHLANRDALVVTLVAVPAVFGQSVMDRMNATNESEGVPGGLYTNLFGIAVFLLAGCVCLIGKSMLAVFTRQRELAADRAAAQLVGSPATLADALETLDPESIDAPVADIRRARAVGVFSIVEPPQSSRDAFTIWENQRRPPTVRVRDWFVATGDALFATHPPIEKRTELLRRDERE, from the coding sequence ATGACAAGCATTAGACTCGCGTCTCGCCTTGGGGTCGCCTTGCTTGCGGTGGTCAGTTGCACGCTCGCGCTCATCGGCGGTATCGTGATTTCGACCGCGCAAATCGGTGCGATAGTCGGGCCAGCCTTGCTCGTGTCACCCGAGACTGGAGCGTCCGTCGGCACGATACTCGGGACCGTCCTCGCGGTTGGTATCGTCGTCGTGACCGCCTCCACCGGGACGAACGCCGTCCACGACCGGTTCGACTCACGCCCAATAACCGGGACTGCGTACGCGGGCGACGAGATCGAGTCACTCGTCGAACGCCTTGCTCTCCAACTCGACGTTCCAATGCCCGCTGTGGAACTCGCCGAGACGTCAGTTCCACACGCCTCCGTCTCGGGACTGACGCGCAGCGGGACCACGCTCGTCGTCTCGTCCGGACTGCTGGACCGACTGGACCGCGATCAGTTGGCAGCGGTCCTCGCTCATGAACTCGCCCACCTCGCTAACCGGGATGCGCTGGTCGTCACACTGGTCGCGGTTCCGGCCGTGTTCGGGCAATCAGTGATGGACCGCATGAACGCCACTAATGAGAGCGAGGGCGTCCCTGGCGGTCTCTACACCAACCTGTTCGGCATCGCTGTCTTCCTACTCGCGGGTTGTGTCTGTCTGATCGGAAAGTCGATGCTCGCGGTTTTCACCCGACAGCGCGAACTCGCCGCGGACAGAGCGGCGGCGCAACTCGTCGGGTCGCCAGCCACGCTCGCCGACGCTCTCGAGACGCTTGATCCCGAGTCCATCGACGCTCCGGTGGCGGACATCCGCCGGGCACGGGCCGTTGGCGTTTTCTCTATCGTGGAACCGCCCCAATCGTCTCGAGACGCGTTCACCATCTGGGAAAACCAGCGCCGACCGCCAACTGTACGAGTCCGCGATTGGTTCGTCGCCACCGGCGACGCGCTGTTCGCCACGCACCCTCCCATAGAGAAGCGAACGGAACTCCTTCGGAGAGACGAGCGAGAGTAG
- a CDS encoding DUF7344 domain-containing protein has protein sequence MTVQDQNPDREDELDPGEIHNVLRNDRRRRAIQHLRDSEGAIGVDALAEHIASVETGESPPPRDVRKSVYVSLHQTHLPKLDDLEIIDYDQRDQRLELRERAEEVEVYMEVVSEDDISWSTYYLGVSALGLVTLLAVRLDLLFVSSLGVGFWSWYFLALFGLSATYHWYTERSRRVLE, from the coding sequence ATGACAGTACAGGACCAGAACCCCGACCGCGAGGACGAACTCGACCCCGGCGAGATACACAACGTCCTGCGAAACGACCGACGGCGACGGGCGATACAGCACCTCAGAGACTCCGAGGGAGCGATTGGCGTCGATGCGCTCGCCGAACACATCGCCTCGGTCGAAACCGGCGAGTCGCCTCCACCCCGCGACGTACGCAAGAGCGTCTACGTCTCGCTCCACCAGACCCATCTCCCGAAACTCGACGACCTCGAAATCATCGACTACGACCAGCGCGACCAGCGACTCGAACTCCGCGAGCGGGCCGAGGAGGTCGAGGTGTACATGGAGGTCGTCTCCGAGGACGACATCTCGTGGTCTACCTACTACCTCGGCGTGAGCGCGTTGGGACTCGTCACGCTTCTGGCGGTCCGACTGGACCTGCTGTTCGTCTCGTCACTCGGTGTCGGCTTCTGGTCATGGTATTTCCTTGCTCTCTTTGGACTGTCGGCGACCTATCACTGGTACACCGAGCGAAGTCGCCGAGTCTTGGAGTAG
- a CDS encoding 50S ribosomal protein L44e yields MQMPRRFNTYCPHCKAHEEHEVQKVRTGRSTGMKWDQRKQREGSKGIGNRGRFSKVPGGDKPTKKTDLKYLCSECGKAHLREGWRAGRLELED; encoded by the coding sequence ATGCAGATGCCACGACGGTTCAACACGTACTGCCCGCATTGTAAAGCCCACGAAGAACACGAAGTCCAGAAGGTCCGAACCGGTCGTTCGACCGGCATGAAGTGGGACCAGCGCAAGCAGCGCGAGGGCTCGAAGGGTATCGGTAACCGCGGTCGGTTCTCCAAGGTCCCCGGTGGCGACAAGCCGACGAAGAAGACCGACCTCAAGTACCTCTGCAGCGAGTGTGGCAAGGCCCACCTCCGCGAGGGATGGCGCGCTGGCCGACTGGAGCTAGAGGACTAA
- a CDS encoding proteasome assembly chaperone family protein codes for MDELDIEAVADPDLQDPVLVEGLPGVGHVGKLAAEHLLEEKDSELVRRVYSEHFPPQVSVEDDGTTELACVEVYAVELDDRDLLVLTGDHQASDNTGHYRLTDAFLGIAEEFGVETVYALGGVPTGELMDEYDVLGAATDEEFVTELEDAGVEFREDEPAGGIVGTSGLLLGLGERQGFRATCLMGETSGYLVDPKSARAVLEVLEDVLDFEVEFDSLEERADDMEDVANKIQEMESQQSGMATDENLRYIG; via the coding sequence ATGGACGAACTCGATATCGAGGCAGTTGCGGACCCCGACCTGCAGGACCCGGTTCTGGTCGAGGGCCTGCCGGGCGTCGGCCACGTCGGAAAGCTGGCGGCCGAACACCTCCTCGAAGAGAAAGACAGCGAGTTGGTGCGGCGAGTCTACTCCGAACACTTCCCGCCGCAAGTCAGCGTCGAAGACGACGGGACGACCGAACTGGCCTGCGTGGAGGTTTACGCCGTCGAACTCGACGACCGCGACCTGCTGGTGCTGACCGGCGACCATCAGGCCAGTGATAACACCGGCCACTATCGCCTGACCGACGCCTTCCTTGGTATCGCTGAGGAGTTCGGCGTCGAGACGGTGTACGCGCTCGGCGGCGTCCCCACAGGCGAACTGATGGACGAGTACGACGTGCTGGGCGCGGCCACCGACGAGGAGTTCGTGACGGAACTCGAAGACGCTGGCGTCGAGTTCCGCGAGGACGAACCCGCGGGCGGCATCGTCGGCACGAGCGGACTCCTGCTCGGACTCGGCGAGCGGCAGGGCTTCCGAGCGACGTGTCTGATGGGCGAGACCAGCGGTTACCTCGTTGACCCCAAGAGCGCCCGCGCGGTCCTCGAAGTGTTGGAGGACGTGTTGGACTTCGAGGTCGAGTTCGACTCGCTGGAGGAGCGCGCCGACGACATGGAGGACGTGGCGAACAAGATTCAAGAGATGGAGAGCCAGCAGTCCGGAATGGCGACCGACGAAAACCTGCGGTACATCGGCTGA
- a CDS encoding DUF726 domain-containing protein yields MVRRRNLLKQSAVATTGVAALVGSSGSTAAYDVPLVSTRDHFTDDGSLVSGETQLSYDTNGLVPGVDTGCAGDLTVFIHGWDKKSSESDTEQAAREKARLARDELTGSGYGGTVVGYTWDNDVGGGIDYGWGEAQDVAQKNGAKLSQFLVDLKHQCPNSTVRLASHSLGAQVLLSSLRSLNGSWFTDNGHRVYSTHLLGAAQDNEAPTKESIDTYNAISNVVTAAFNYHSHEDDVLQWVYNTIEFDQALGETGYEEGNTPAPNYTESDSTSQVGTDHSGYLTNLSDEVVHHMAHVGSYV; encoded by the coding sequence ATAGTCAGAAGACGCAATTTACTCAAGCAGAGCGCGGTAGCTACCACCGGAGTCGCCGCCCTCGTCGGGTCGTCCGGTTCCACGGCGGCCTACGACGTGCCCCTTGTCTCGACGCGCGACCACTTCACTGACGACGGATCGTTGGTCTCGGGCGAGACGCAACTCAGCTACGATACGAACGGTCTCGTCCCCGGCGTCGATACCGGTTGTGCTGGCGACCTGACGGTGTTCATCCACGGCTGGGACAAGAAGAGTAGCGAATCGGACACCGAGCAGGCGGCCCGCGAGAAGGCCCGCCTCGCGCGCGACGAACTCACCGGGTCCGGGTACGGCGGCACGGTCGTCGGCTACACATGGGACAACGACGTTGGCGGCGGCATCGACTACGGATGGGGCGAGGCCCAAGATGTCGCACAGAAAAACGGCGCGAAACTGTCCCAGTTCCTCGTGGACCTCAAGCACCAGTGCCCGAATTCGACCGTTCGACTCGCCAGTCACTCGCTGGGCGCGCAGGTCCTGTTGAGTTCGCTTCGGTCGCTGAACGGGTCGTGGTTCACGGACAACGGGCACCGAGTGTACTCGACGCATCTCCTCGGGGCCGCACAGGACAACGAAGCGCCCACGAAGGAGTCTATCGACACGTACAACGCCATCAGCAACGTCGTCACGGCCGCGTTCAACTACCACAGCCACGAAGACGACGTGCTCCAGTGGGTCTACAACACCATCGAGTTCGATCAAGCGCTCGGCGAGACTGGCTACGAGGAGGGCAACACGCCCGCGCCCAACTACACCGAGTCCGACAGCACGTCGCAGGTCGGCACCGACCACTCAGGCTACCTGACGAATCTCTCGGACGAGGTGGTCCATCACATGGCCCACGTCGGTTCGTACGTCTGA
- a CDS encoding RNA-protein complex protein Nop10, producing the protein MKSDILVCSAWRDEHPRPVYTLSSTCPDCGADAVNSAPAPFNPEDPYGEYRRALKQRARE; encoded by the coding sequence ATGAAATCCGACATCCTCGTCTGTTCGGCGTGGCGCGACGAACACCCGCGTCCGGTATACACCCTTTCTTCGACGTGTCCCGACTGCGGAGCAGACGCCGTCAACAGCGCACCCGCGCCGTTCAACCCCGAGGACCCCTACGGCGAGTACCGACGGGCACTTAAGCAGCGCGCCCGCGAGTAA
- a CDS encoding 30S ribosomal protein S27e, protein MAGNFYTVQCPDCDNEQTVFGKAATEVACAVCGATLARPTGGDAEFEGEVTDTVEAR, encoded by the coding sequence ATGGCAGGAAACTTTTACACCGTTCAGTGTCCGGACTGTGACAACGAACAGACCGTCTTCGGCAAGGCCGCGACCGAGGTCGCCTGCGCCGTCTGCGGCGCGACCCTCGCCCGGCCGACCGGCGGCGACGCCGAATTCGAAGGCGAAGTAACTGATACAGTGGAAGCCCGATGA
- a CDS encoding Mut7-C RNAse domain-containing protein, protein MAETPRGPSETPLLLDAMLGKLTTYLRMCGYDAAYALDRGRETDEKLLEIARDENRLLVTRDAELAESAGGLLLTSKDVTDQLGELADAGFALELSDPRRCANCNGELVAVAQADSTPEYAPDPAETETLRCPDCGQHFWKGSHWDAVKETLRGV, encoded by the coding sequence ATGGCTGAAACGCCCCGCGGACCCTCGGAAACGCCGCTTCTGCTCGACGCCATGCTCGGCAAGTTGACGACGTATCTCCGGATGTGCGGCTACGACGCGGCCTACGCGCTCGACAGGGGACGGGAGACCGACGAGAAGCTACTCGAAATTGCGCGCGACGAGAACCGCCTGCTCGTGACGCGCGACGCCGAACTGGCCGAGAGCGCGGGCGGCTTGCTCCTCACGTCGAAGGACGTGACCGACCAGTTGGGGGAACTGGCCGACGCCGGGTTCGCGCTCGAACTCTCGGACCCGAGGCGATGTGCGAACTGTAACGGCGAGTTAGTCGCCGTCGCACAAGCCGACTCGACGCCCGAGTACGCGCCTGACCCCGCGGAGACCGAAACGTTGCGCTGTCCGGACTGCGGGCAACACTTCTGGAAAGGAAGCCACTGGGACGCGGTAAAAGAGACGCTTCGAGGCGTCTAG